A single region of the Phycisphaerae bacterium RAS1 genome encodes:
- the yliI_2 gene encoding Soluble aldose sugar dehydrogenase YliI precursor: MSRIQFATALLFCGVLASTTPAGGTPLTTTRVAVGFTQPVLVVPSPGDDSTLYVVEKPGRIKILRNGVILPTPFLDITSIVNSSTLEWGLLGMALHPDFLVNGYLYVNYNDSGGNTVIARFQRSGGNPDFADIATRVVVLFLAQPNANHRGGWLAFGPDGYLYDSQGDGGPQNDTNNRAQNINLLQGKILRLDVDGLDDIPGNADDDTVADVNRNYSIPPGNPYVGASGEDEIWAYGLRNPWRCSFDRLTGDLWIADVGQNTREEIDFQPAGALGGRNYGWRCTEGTFCTGFTGCTCNGPTLTPPIHEYNHTLGVSVTGGYVYRGCAIPDLQGTYFFADYQTSRIWSLRYNGSVVSEFQERTTELDPPAALAINGPAGFGEDNFGEIYICDYSGGEIFKIVPSGVPAVPCRVPGDCNCDGVIDILDINPFTLALSDPAAYAAAYPNCNILNADVNGDGVADILDINPFVDLVAGR; this comes from the coding sequence GTGAGCCGGATTCAGTTTGCAACAGCGCTCCTTTTCTGCGGCGTTCTGGCATCGACCACCCCCGCCGGCGGAACGCCGCTCACCACCACGCGCGTGGCGGTCGGCTTCACGCAGCCGGTGCTGGTGGTGCCCTCGCCGGGCGACGACAGCACGCTGTACGTGGTCGAAAAGCCCGGGCGGATCAAGATTCTACGCAACGGCGTGATCCTGCCGACCCCCTTCCTCGACATCACCAGCATTGTGAATTCTTCAACGTTGGAGTGGGGACTGCTGGGCATGGCCCTGCACCCGGACTTCCTGGTCAACGGGTATCTATACGTTAACTACAACGACAGCGGCGGAAACACGGTCATCGCCCGCTTCCAGCGCTCCGGCGGCAACCCCGATTTCGCGGACATCGCGACGCGCGTCGTCGTGCTTTTCCTGGCGCAGCCCAACGCCAACCACCGCGGCGGCTGGCTGGCGTTCGGCCCGGACGGCTACCTGTATGACTCGCAAGGCGACGGCGGCCCACAGAACGACACCAATAACCGCGCCCAGAATATCAACCTGCTGCAAGGCAAGATTCTGCGGCTCGATGTCGACGGTCTGGACGACATACCCGGCAACGCCGACGACGACACCGTCGCGGACGTCAATCGAAACTACTCTATTCCTCCGGGCAATCCCTACGTCGGCGCTAGCGGCGAGGACGAAATCTGGGCCTACGGCCTCCGGAATCCCTGGCGATGCAGCTTCGACCGCCTGACCGGCGACCTGTGGATCGCCGACGTGGGCCAGAACACGCGCGAGGAGATCGACTTTCAGCCAGCCGGCGCGCTCGGCGGCCGGAACTACGGCTGGCGCTGCACGGAGGGTACGTTCTGTACGGGCTTCACGGGCTGCACCTGCAACGGGCCGACGCTCACGCCGCCGATTCACGAATACAACCACACTCTGGGAGTCTCGGTCACGGGCGGTTACGTCTATCGCGGTTGCGCCATTCCGGATTTGCAGGGGACCTATTTCTTCGCCGACTACCAGACCAGCCGCATCTGGTCGCTGCGCTACAACGGTTCGGTCGTCAGCGAATTCCAGGAGCGCACCACCGAGCTCGACCCGCCCGCAGCGCTGGCGATCAACGGTCCGGCGGGTTTCGGCGAGGACAACTTCGGCGAAATCTACATCTGCGATTACAGCGGCGGCGAGATCTTCAAGATCGTGCCCAGCGGCGTGCCCGCCGTCCCCTGCCGCGTGCCGGGCGACTGCAACTGCGACGGCGTGATCGATATCCTCGACATCAATCCGTTCACGCTGGCGCTGAGTGATCCTGCGGCGTACGCGGCGGCCTATCCGAACTGCAATATTCTAAACGCGGATGTGAACGGCGACGGCGTCGCGGACATTCTGGACATCAACCCGTTCGTCGATCTGGTCGCGGGGCGCTAG
- the kynA gene encoding Tryptophan 2,3-dioxygenase, whose protein sequence is MALTYGAYLDIDRLLDLQHPRSSPPEHDEMLFIVIHQVYELWFKLILHELDKVKRDFSAGDVYGALHTFKRCRTILKTLVGQLDILETMTPMSFTSFRDRLETASGFQSAQFRELEFVLGYKRPDMNFAALYGPESRGYQALLRRLAERSVIDHFYDFLECVGATVPADLKNRDARQSNQPDARVQAELLRIYKQRPDLAILLELMTDFDEGLQEWRYRHVKAVERTIGAKKGTGGSPGVAFLKESLFKPVFPDLWAIRHEL, encoded by the coding sequence GTGGCCCTCACCTACGGCGCCTACCTCGACATCGACCGCCTGCTCGATCTGCAGCACCCGCGCTCCAGCCCGCCGGAGCATGACGAGATGCTGTTCATCGTCATTCACCAGGTCTACGAGCTTTGGTTCAAGCTGATCCTGCACGAGCTCGACAAGGTGAAACGCGATTTCTCCGCCGGCGACGTGTACGGCGCGCTGCACACCTTCAAGCGCTGCCGCACGATCCTCAAGACGCTCGTCGGCCAGCTCGACATCCTCGAAACCATGACTCCCATGTCCTTCACCAGCTTCCGCGACCGGCTCGAAACCGCCTCCGGATTCCAGTCGGCCCAGTTCCGCGAGCTGGAATTCGTGCTGGGCTACAAGCGGCCGGACATGAACTTCGCCGCGCTCTACGGCCCCGAGTCGCGCGGCTACCAGGCGCTCCTGCGGCGGCTGGCCGAGCGAAGCGTCATCGATCACTTCTACGATTTTCTCGAATGCGTCGGGGCGACCGTGCCGGCCGACCTGAAGAACCGCGACGCGCGGCAGTCAAACCAGCCGGACGCGCGCGTGCAGGCCGAGCTGCTGCGCATCTACAAGCAGCGGCCCGACCTGGCGATTCTGCTGGAGCTGATGACCGACTTCGACGAGGGCTTGCAGGAGTGGCGCTACCGCCACGTGAAGGCGGTCGAACGCACGATCGGCGCGAAGAAGGGCACCGGCGGCTCACCGGGCGTGGCATTCCTCAAAGAATCGCTTTTCAAGCCGGTGTTTCCCGACCTGTGGGCCATCCGGCACGAGCTGTAA
- the kmo gene encoding Kynurenine 3-monooxygenase translates to MPGAQEPRFSLIGGGLAGALMATYLGRRGYKVDLYERRADPHAGNLVGGRSINLAISTRGIHALQQVGLADEILKSAVPMRGRMIHSLDGGLHFQPYDKDPNCCINSIGRATLNSVTIAAARAMPNVAVHFNHRCTDVDLERPAARLINTETNETLESAGDVVLGVDGAFSAVRRSMQRLDRFDYSQHYLAHGYKELTIPPAEGGGFRMERNALHIWPRRSFMMIALPNFDGSYTCTLFFQHDGPLSFASLRTDADVRQFFITQFPDAVPLMPTLVEDFRANPTGAMMTVRCAPWNYQGKIVLLGDAAHAVVPFYGQGANASFEDCVALDECIRELAPDWPRVFGDYAGRRKPHADAIADLALKNFIEMRDKTASRAFRMYKRIDRTLHRALPGVYTPLYTMVSFSLVPYGDAVRRARRQDRVLAAVMAVVAALLLSVALFLALRGGWTLSATLAALLVGVAAWIIHQNGRSGREMLRSIGVRDP, encoded by the coding sequence ATGCCCGGCGCTCAAGAACCGCGATTCTCGCTCATCGGCGGCGGCCTGGCCGGGGCGCTCATGGCCACCTACCTCGGCCGCCGCGGCTACAAGGTCGACCTCTACGAACGCCGCGCCGACCCGCACGCCGGCAATCTCGTCGGCGGCCGCTCGATCAACCTCGCGATTTCGACCCGCGGCATTCACGCGCTGCAACAGGTCGGCCTGGCTGACGAGATCCTCAAGTCCGCCGTCCCGATGCGCGGCCGCATGATTCATTCGCTGGATGGCGGCCTGCATTTTCAACCCTACGACAAGGACCCGAACTGCTGCATCAACTCGATCGGCCGGGCGACGCTGAACAGCGTCACCATCGCCGCCGCCCGCGCCATGCCCAATGTTGCCGTGCACTTCAATCACCGCTGCACCGACGTCGATCTGGAGCGCCCCGCCGCCCGGCTGATCAACACCGAGACAAACGAAACCCTCGAGAGCGCCGGCGACGTCGTTCTCGGCGTGGACGGGGCGTTCTCGGCCGTCCGCCGCTCGATGCAGCGGCTCGACCGCTTCGATTACTCGCAGCACTACCTGGCGCACGGATACAAGGAGCTGACCATCCCGCCGGCGGAGGGCGGCGGTTTCCGCATGGAGCGCAACGCCCTGCATATCTGGCCGCGGCGCAGCTTCATGATGATCGCTCTGCCGAACTTCGACGGCTCCTATACCTGCACGCTGTTCTTCCAGCATGACGGACCGCTGAGCTTCGCGTCGCTGCGGACGGATGCCGACGTGCGGCAGTTCTTCATCACGCAGTTTCCGGATGCGGTGCCGCTGATGCCCACGCTTGTCGAGGATTTCCGCGCGAATCCGACCGGGGCGATGATGACGGTCCGTTGCGCGCCGTGGAATTACCAGGGCAAGATCGTGCTGCTGGGCGACGCCGCGCACGCTGTCGTGCCGTTTTACGGGCAAGGCGCGAACGCGAGCTTCGAGGACTGCGTGGCGCTGGACGAGTGCATCCGCGAACTGGCGCCCGATTGGCCGCGCGTCTTCGGCGACTACGCCGGCCGCCGCAAGCCGCACGCAGACGCGATCGCCGACCTGGCGCTGAAGAATTTCATCGAGATGCGCGACAAGACCGCCTCGCGGGCGTTCCGCATGTACAAGCGGATCGACCGCACACTGCACCGCGCGCTGCCGGGCGTTTACACGCCGCTGTATACGATGGTGTCGTTCTCGCTCGTGCCGTATGGCGATGCCGTGAGGCGGGCGCGGCGGCAGGACCGCGTGCTGGCGGCGGTCATGGCCGTCGTGGCCGCTCTGTTGCTGAGCGTGGCGCTCTTCCTGGCGCTTCGCGGCGGCTGGACGCTGAGCGCAACGCTCGCGGCGCTGCTGGTCGGCGTTGCGGCATGGATCATCCACCAAAACGGACGGTCGGGCCGCGAGATGCTCCGCTCGATCGGCGTCCGCGATCCGTGA
- a CDS encoding Peptidase M16 inactive domain protein: MNRPLRIARSGAISLCLALLSLPIAVAQTLPTDPSLVTGELDNGLRYIVRRHAEPPGRATVWIHFHTGSLNETDAQRGIAHYLEHMAFNGSENFPPGSVVPFFQSLGMTFGRDQNAFTSFEQTTYQLSLPDAKPETIAKGLTFFSDVAAGLALSAKEIDAERQIIQEERRRGLSGRQRVSNYVLERLAPGSLYGVRLPIGTEETINSVNEKDFRDYYGKWYGASNATLMVVADADPAEVTQAISAKFAGLAKKPRPAPQAVNVRPYEKSVAIVASDAEVKSEDVRITKIGPPRPPTTSVPQYREDLVARLATMAMNARLGDKVARGGTSYQNARVSLGNDPGIMYSAEMSARAASGKWQNALEEAALELQRARAFGFTQREFEDATKEIISGAERAVETESTIPAGALIGRLNGAVTSEEPTLSPQQRLDLVKKLLPTITREEVSKCFADEFNPTAVAFIATLPAGDNVPTEATLLEIGTKALAVRPTAEAEIAHATELMAGKPITGQVKEGAEHVESTVWSGWLSNNVRVHHRFMDQRKNEVSFNISLVGGELLETADTRGITQAAQVGWSRAATQKLSSTDIRELMTGKKVDVRGGGGFGGGGRRGRGGGMGGPGGGDGISLNISGNPDEIETGLQLAYLLLTEPKIEQAAFDQFKTATRERLEEAKLNPMMLGMQTVMAAPYPDDEVRTRPLTVEQVDKLTLAAAQAWLEKLIQTSPIEVVVIGDMPRERALQLAAQYLGALPARERISPESYASLRKLKRPAGPRVIEKTLATPTEQAFVLSGFYGCDETNRTDVRALNMASRILSTRMVKEVREEAQLVYSISASSRAASTYPGFGVFSAAAPTEPTKAGPLVEKLAEMFATFAKNGPTDEEMDVARKQMAKTFEDQMREPGYWSGRLNQLTFRGISLDDILSEPAAYQSMTAAQVRDVFGKYYSKENSIVVKVVPTGK; the protein is encoded by the coding sequence ATGAATCGTCCTCTGCGCATCGCGCGTTCCGGCGCGATCAGCCTCTGCCTTGCGCTGCTTTCACTGCCGATCGCGGTCGCTCAGACACTGCCCACCGATCCGTCGCTGGTCACGGGCGAGCTGGACAACGGACTGCGCTACATCGTCCGCCGGCACGCCGAGCCGCCGGGAAGGGCGACCGTCTGGATTCACTTCCACACCGGATCGCTGAACGAGACCGATGCACAGCGCGGCATCGCGCACTACCTGGAGCACATGGCCTTCAACGGCTCTGAGAACTTCCCGCCCGGGTCGGTCGTGCCCTTCTTCCAGTCGCTGGGCATGACCTTCGGCCGCGACCAGAACGCGTTCACGAGCTTCGAGCAGACGACCTATCAACTTTCGCTGCCGGATGCAAAGCCCGAGACCATCGCGAAGGGGCTGACGTTCTTCTCCGACGTCGCGGCCGGGCTCGCGCTATCGGCGAAGGAGATCGACGCCGAGCGGCAGATCATCCAGGAGGAGCGCCGCCGCGGACTTTCCGGGCGGCAGCGCGTGTCCAACTACGTGCTGGAGCGGCTCGCGCCGGGTTCGCTGTATGGCGTGCGGCTGCCGATCGGGACGGAAGAGACGATCAACAGCGTGAACGAAAAGGACTTTCGCGACTACTACGGCAAGTGGTACGGCGCGTCGAACGCGACGCTCATGGTCGTGGCTGACGCCGACCCGGCCGAGGTGACCCAGGCGATCAGCGCGAAGTTCGCGGGCCTGGCGAAGAAGCCGCGCCCCGCGCCGCAGGCGGTGAACGTCAGGCCGTATGAGAAGAGCGTCGCGATTGTCGCCAGCGACGCCGAGGTGAAATCGGAGGACGTGCGCATCACGAAGATCGGCCCGCCGCGTCCACCGACGACCAGCGTGCCGCAGTATCGCGAAGACCTGGTGGCGCGCCTCGCAACGATGGCGATGAACGCACGGCTGGGGGACAAGGTCGCCCGCGGCGGAACCAGTTATCAAAACGCGCGCGTTTCGCTGGGCAATGACCCGGGGATCATGTATTCGGCCGAGATGTCCGCCCGCGCGGCGAGCGGAAAATGGCAGAATGCGCTTGAAGAGGCGGCGCTGGAGCTGCAGCGGGCGCGGGCCTTCGGCTTTACGCAGCGCGAGTTCGAGGACGCGACCAAGGAGATCATCAGCGGCGCGGAGCGGGCGGTCGAAACCGAAAGCACGATTCCCGCCGGGGCGCTGATCGGCCGGCTGAACGGCGCGGTAACGTCCGAGGAACCGACGCTCTCTCCGCAGCAGCGGCTCGACCTGGTGAAGAAGCTGCTGCCCACGATCACGCGCGAGGAGGTTTCCAAGTGCTTTGCGGACGAGTTCAACCCCACCGCGGTCGCGTTCATCGCCACGCTGCCGGCCGGAGATAACGTTCCGACCGAGGCGACCTTGCTGGAGATCGGCACGAAGGCGCTGGCCGTGAGGCCGACCGCCGAAGCGGAGATCGCGCACGCCACGGAACTGATGGCGGGCAAGCCGATCACGGGGCAAGTCAAGGAAGGAGCCGAGCACGTCGAGAGCACCGTCTGGTCCGGCTGGCTGAGCAACAATGTCCGCGTTCACCACCGCTTCATGGACCAGCGCAAGAACGAGGTTTCATTCAACATCTCGCTGGTGGGCGGCGAGCTGCTGGAGACCGCCGACACGCGCGGCATCACGCAAGCCGCCCAGGTCGGCTGGTCACGGGCCGCCACGCAGAAACTCTCCTCCACCGACATCCGCGAGCTGATGACCGGAAAGAAAGTCGACGTGCGCGGCGGCGGCGGGTTCGGGGGCGGCGGGCGGCGCGGACGCGGCGGCGGAATGGGCGGCCCCGGCGGCGGCGACGGAATCTCGCTCAACATCTCCGGCAACCCGGACGAGATCGAAACCGGCCTGCAACTGGCCTACCTCCTGCTCACCGAGCCGAAAATCGAGCAGGCGGCCTTCGACCAGTTCAAGACGGCCACGCGCGAGCGGCTCGAAGAGGCGAAGCTCAACCCGATGATGCTCGGAATGCAGACCGTCATGGCCGCCCCGTATCCGGATGACGAAGTTCGGACCAGGCCGCTGACCGTCGAGCAGGTGGACAAGCTTACGCTTGCAGCGGCGCAGGCCTGGCTGGAAAAGCTGATTCAGACTTCGCCGATCGAGGTGGTCGTCATCGGCGACATGCCGCGCGAACGGGCGCTGCAACTGGCGGCGCAGTATCTGGGCGCCCTGCCGGCCCGCGAGCGCATCAGCCCTGAAAGCTACGCTTCCCTGCGGAAGCTGAAACGGCCGGCCGGCCCGCGCGTGATCGAGAAAACGCTCGCCACGCCGACGGAGCAGGCGTTCGTCCTGTCCGGGTTCTACGGGTGCGACGAAACCAACCGGACGGACGTGCGCGCGCTGAACATGGCCTCGCGGATTCTCTCAACGCGCATGGTGAAGGAGGTTCGCGAGGAGGCGCAGCTTGTCTACAGCATCAGCGCCAGCTCACGCGCCGCCAGTACGTATCCGGGTTTCGGCGTCTTCTCCGCGGCCGCCCCGACCGAGCCGACCAAGGCCGGCCCGCTGGTGGAAAAGCTGGCGGAGATGTTCGCGACGTTTGCGAAGAACGGGCCGACGGATGAGGAGATGGACGTGGCCCGCAAGCAGATGGCCAAGACCTTCGAGGACCAGATGCGCGAGCCGGGCTACTGGTCCGGCCGGCTGAATCAGCTCACGTTCAGAGGCATCAGCCTGGATGACATTCTGAGCGAGCCGGCGGCGTACCAGTCGATGACCGCGGCGCAGGTTCGCGATGTTTTCGGCAAGTACTATTCGAAGGAAAACTCGATCGTCGTGAAGGTCGTGCCGACTGGAAAGTAG
- a CDS encoding Tetratricopeptide repeat protein, translated as MRRPESLARERSRLAAIFAAEPELIQAFIESDARLRTQSALIHQAALESVTANPDSAELCFYAAHAALHHADPSGAEQLLRRALAILPTHRDALILAGRLAIDAGLPERAEWLLQQALAAGGDYPDVHFLLGQSWQKQGQLSRARESYQRALALNEKYDRVRDALQTLTDRGSA; from the coding sequence ATGCGCAGACCCGAATCGCTCGCGCGCGAAAGAAGCCGGCTGGCGGCGATATTCGCCGCCGAGCCGGAGTTGATTCAGGCGTTCATTGAATCCGACGCGCGGCTTCGCACGCAGTCGGCGCTCATTCATCAGGCCGCGCTCGAGTCGGTCACGGCCAATCCGGACTCGGCCGAGCTGTGTTTCTACGCCGCTCACGCCGCGCTGCATCACGCCGACCCGTCCGGCGCCGAGCAGCTTCTGCGCCGCGCCCTGGCCATCCTCCCGACCCACCGGGACGCCCTGATCCTCGCGGGGCGGCTGGCCATCGACGCCGGTCTTCCGGAACGGGCGGAGTGGCTGCTTCAGCAGGCGCTGGCCGCAGGCGGAGACTATCCGGACGTGCATTTCCTGCTGGGGCAGTCGTGGCAGAAACAGGGTCAGCTCAGCCGCGCCCGCGAGAGCTACCAGCGGGCGCTGGCGCTCAATGAAAAGTACGACCGGGTGCGCGACGCGCTGCAGACGCTCACGGATCGGGGGAGCGCATGA
- a CDS encoding HIT domain protein — MEHAPVFDEAKWTGLIDGTGCPMCRANDAATADDPALVAACPSGRILLQDDAAFRGYCILVFPRHLTELFELSILERKQFMKDVTALAAAVHAVCRPAKLNYAILGNEVPHLHGHVIPRYADDGWWGRPIWARPKEARLPLPPEQFHSLRDLLREALRSTRGA, encoded by the coding sequence ATGGAGCATGCCCCCGTGTTTGACGAAGCAAAGTGGACCGGACTCATCGATGGGACCGGCTGCCCGATGTGCCGCGCCAACGACGCCGCGACCGCGGACGATCCGGCTCTGGTCGCCGCCTGCCCCTCCGGACGAATCCTGCTTCAGGATGACGCCGCGTTTCGCGGGTACTGCATCCTCGTCTTCCCGCGGCACCTCACCGAGCTGTTCGAGCTTTCGATCCTGGAGCGCAAGCAGTTCATGAAGGATGTGACGGCCTTGGCTGCGGCCGTGCACGCCGTCTGCCGGCCGGCCAAGCTCAACTATGCCATCCTTGGCAACGAAGTGCCGCATCTGCACGGCCACGTCATCCCGCGCTATGCGGATGACGGCTGGTGGGGCCGACCGATCTGGGCCCGGCCGAAGGAAGCCCGCTTGCCGCTTCCGCCCGAGCAGTTCCATTCTCTGCGCGATCTTCTGCGCGAAGCGCTGCGATCGACGCGCGGGGCCTGA
- the yrrB_2 gene encoding TPR repeat-containing protein YrrB produces the protein MSYLLETLGRGLLANLLPAFEPSFPLVEEDEIDALRQRVGASPRSGDLAIRFGLVCLKSLRLTDARHAFETALTSDDSRRHAALGLACVYDELGKLDDALRMLDTAAECDPRDPAIAFGMGFCCERKGDTAGAISKYRRAISLCPQLRNAYERLAAIAVRQGDWDEAAACYEKLTELEPDDLEARLLLANLYLQDDRPDDAAEQYQRALLVDPEATDGGVEAVDKMTAQDDFDGAIAAMEELVQRYPGMAVFHVHLGDLYVKTGRDEQALEAYRTALLTQPHFLEATVKLGTQYLRKQQYVDAAQTFNRAIELNDRLMTAFVGLGVAQQRSGMVDEAQATLDLAASLEPSTTLLFAEAARLHVRAEGAAGGAGAGRDEPPAAPAPDDLLAETVRRHRQAVDENPSHADLQYRYGLLLRQIGEYEAAIGAFRNAVRINPNYSKALIKLGISLKEVGEVDEAIGCFHRALTLSGGFVDVHYQLGLLYAQRNQFDLAIEQFEQVLAAQDVRPAFRENVALMLQNIGMVDKVASTWRSICELSPGADQQLARRESALHRTKPG, from the coding sequence ATGAGCTATCTGCTGGAAACGCTTGGACGCGGGCTGCTGGCCAACCTGCTGCCCGCGTTTGAACCCTCCTTTCCTCTGGTCGAGGAGGACGAGATCGACGCCCTGCGCCAGCGGGTCGGTGCGTCGCCGCGCTCGGGCGACCTAGCGATCCGTTTCGGACTCGTCTGTCTCAAATCGCTCCGCCTGACCGACGCGCGGCACGCCTTCGAGACGGCGCTGACCAGCGACGATTCCCGCCGGCACGCGGCCCTCGGCCTGGCCTGCGTCTACGACGAGCTGGGCAAGCTGGACGATGCGCTCAGGATGCTGGACACCGCCGCCGAGTGCGACCCGCGCGACCCGGCCATCGCCTTCGGCATGGGCTTTTGCTGCGAGCGCAAGGGCGACACCGCCGGCGCGATCAGCAAATATCGCCGCGCGATTTCGCTTTGCCCGCAGCTTCGCAACGCCTACGAGCGGCTGGCGGCGATCGCGGTAAGGCAAGGCGACTGGGATGAGGCGGCGGCCTGCTACGAAAAGCTGACGGAACTGGAGCCGGACGATCTGGAGGCGCGGCTGCTCCTGGCGAACCTCTACCTCCAGGACGATCGCCCGGACGACGCGGCCGAGCAGTATCAACGGGCGCTGCTGGTCGATCCGGAAGCGACGGATGGCGGGGTCGAGGCGGTCGACAAGATGACCGCCCAGGACGATTTCGATGGGGCCATCGCGGCGATGGAAGAGCTGGTGCAGCGCTACCCCGGCATGGCGGTCTTCCATGTGCACCTGGGCGACCTGTACGTGAAGACCGGCCGCGACGAGCAGGCTCTGGAAGCCTATCGCACCGCGCTCTTGACGCAGCCGCACTTCCTCGAGGCGACGGTCAAGCTCGGCACGCAGTACCTCCGCAAGCAGCAATACGTCGACGCGGCCCAGACGTTCAACCGCGCCATCGAGCTGAATGACCGGCTGATGACGGCGTTCGTCGGTCTGGGCGTGGCCCAGCAGCGCAGCGGGATGGTGGACGAGGCCCAGGCCACGCTGGACCTGGCCGCCAGCCTGGAGCCGAGCACGACGCTGCTCTTCGCCGAAGCCGCGCGCCTGCACGTGCGCGCCGAAGGCGCCGCGGGCGGCGCGGGCGCCGGACGCGACGAGCCGCCGGCCGCACCCGCGCCGGACGACCTGTTGGCCGAGACGGTTCGCCGGCATCGTCAGGCGGTGGACGAGAATCCCAGCCATGCCGACCTGCAGTATCGCTACGGGCTGCTCCTGCGGCAGATCGGAGAATACGAAGCGGCGATTGGCGCGTTTCGCAACGCAGTCCGCATCAACCCCAACTACAGCAAGGCTCTGATCAAGCTGGGCATCAGCCTGAAGGAAGTCGGCGAGGTGGACGAGGCGATCGGCTGTTTTCACCGCGCCCTGACGCTGAGCGGCGGCTTCGTGGACGTGCACTACCAGCTCGGGCTGCTCTACGCGCAGCGGAATCAGTTCGACCTCGCGATCGAGCAGTTCGAGCAGGTGCTGGCCGCACAGGACGTCCGCCCGGCGTTTCGCGAAAACGTGGCGCTGATGTTGCAGAACATCGGAATGGTGGACAAGGTGGCGTCGACGTGGCGTTCGATCTGCGAGCTGTCACCGGGGGCGGATCAGCAGCTCGCACGGCGTGAGTCCGCGCTCCATCGCACCAAGCCGGGGTAG
- a CDS encoding potassium transporter peripheral membrane component has product MLRQLNIDQLHVSRRRRRPILTRLWREWCFVRVAVALFFPRVLILGVVLAGGALLFQRFEPEKQHSFIKAAYLVWSLVFAQPGEDFPAHPLLQSLFFIVPVLGLTVLIELIIELSRILRDRRSNQVAWSKVMAASMQNHIVLIGCGKLGFRVFKLLRRLGEPVVVIERDQNIPFLEEVRREGSPLLVGDARDDRMLIDAHVASARSIILASSDDLANLEIALDARRMNPGIRVVLRMFDQNLADKVREGFHIHIAISQSAMSAPAFAMAAVDKANLNSLVVNDQLVVMQRWKVYADGPIAGKSVGDLTATHGIGVMERRSVRGGAQLFPAPAAKIEAGDELLVQGPFEAITALRRKLGAQPG; this is encoded by the coding sequence ATGCTGCGGCAACTGAACATCGACCAACTGCACGTCTCGCGCCGCCGCCGCAGGCCGATCCTGACGCGCCTGTGGCGCGAGTGGTGCTTCGTTCGCGTCGCCGTTGCGCTGTTTTTTCCGCGTGTTCTGATCCTCGGCGTCGTGCTGGCCGGGGGAGCGCTGCTCTTCCAGCGATTCGAGCCGGAGAAGCAGCATTCGTTCATCAAGGCTGCTTATCTGGTCTGGTCGCTGGTCTTCGCGCAGCCGGGTGAGGACTTCCCCGCGCACCCGCTGCTGCAATCGCTGTTCTTCATCGTGCCGGTGCTGGGGCTGACGGTCCTGATCGAGCTGATCATCGAGCTGTCGCGCATCCTGCGCGACCGCCGGAGCAACCAGGTCGCCTGGTCGAAAGTGATGGCCGCGTCCATGCAAAACCACATCGTGCTGATCGGCTGCGGAAAGCTCGGTTTTCGCGTGTTCAAGCTGCTTCGGCGGCTGGGGGAGCCGGTGGTCGTCATCGAGCGCGACCAGAACATTCCGTTCCTGGAAGAGGTTCGCCGCGAGGGATCGCCGCTGCTGGTCGGCGACGCGCGCGACGATCGCATGCTGATTGACGCCCATGTCGCGTCCGCCCGGAGCATCATCCTGGCCTCGAGCGACGACCTGGCGAACCTGGAAATCGCTCTCGACGCGCGGCGGATGAACCCCGGCATCCGCGTCGTGCTGCGGATGTTCGATCAGAACCTGGCCGACAAGGTGCGCGAGGGCTTTCACATTCACATTGCCATTTCGCAGTCGGCCATGTCCGCTCCGGCGTTCGCCATGGCCGCGGTCGACAAAGCCAATCTCAACAGCCTGGTGGTCAACGATCAGCTTGTCGTCATGCAGCGCTGGAAGGTCTATGCCGACGGGCCGATTGCTGGAAAAAGCGTCGGCGACCTGACGGCGACGCACGGCATCGGCGTCATGGAGCGGCGTTCGGTTCGCGGCGGAGCGCAGCTCTTCCCCGCGCCGGCGGCGAAGATCGAAGCCGGCGACGAACTGCTCGTGCAGGGGCCGTTCGAGGCGATCACGGCGCTGCGCCGCAAGCTCGGGGCGCAGCCCGGCTGA